In Nocardioides bizhenqiangii, the DNA window CGTGTCGCACCACTCCGAGGACCGGCTCGCCGAGCACTTCGCGTCGCTCGGACTGCCGTGCGCGTTCGTCGGCCGCCCGTGGTCCGGCGCGGACAAGGTGCCCTACGTCGACACCGACAACACGGCCGGCGCCCGCCTCGCTGCCGAGCGCCTCGTCCAGCGCGGTTGCCGACGGATCGGCACCATCGCCGGGCCCGTCGACATGGCGGCGGGCATCGACCGGTTGGACGGCTGGCGATCGGCGGTGCAGGACGCCGGACTGGCGGACGACGCCATCGCGCACGGTGACTTCACCGAGGTCGGCGGCGCCCGGGCCGCGGCGGAGCTGCTCGCGACGTTTCCTGACCTCGACGGCATCTTCGTCGCCTCCGACCTGATGGCGGCCGGCGCGCTCGCCGCCCTCGCTGCGGCGGGGCGTCGGGTGCCCGACGATGTCGCGGTGATCGGGTACGACGACCTCGGCGTGGCCGAGCGCTGCACCCCACCACTCACCACCGTCCGCCAGCCGCTCAGCGAGATGGCCGAGCAGGCCACCCGGCTGCTCCTGGAGCAGATCGACGGCGACCGCGACCCGCAACCCATCCGGGTGATCTTCCCGCCCGCGCTCGTGGTCCGGAAGAGCGGCTGACGGCGAGGCTCTAGGCTCTCGCGGGTGACCGAGCAGGAACTCATCGTCGACCGCGATCGCCTCGGGCCGGGCGTCGTCGAGGTGACCTTCAACCGGCCGCACCGGCGCAACGCCTTCACCCGGGCGATGTACGGCGACCTCCGGGCGATGTGCGAGGAGCTGCGTGACGACCGGTCCGTCGGCGTCCTCGTCCTGCGGGGCGCGGGCGGCCAGGCGTTCGCGGCTGGCAACGAGATCTCGGACTTTCTGGACTCCGACGCCGTGGCCTACGAGACCTGGATCCGGGAGCTGCTCGAGATGCTCTTCGCGCTCCCCCAGGTGACGATCGCCGCGATCGACGGCGTGTGCGTCGGTGGTGGGCTCGCGGTGGCGACGCACTGCGACCTGCGGATCGCCACCGCGGACAGCCGGTTCGGCTACCCGATCGCCCGCACCCTCGGCAACGCGCTGTCGGCGTCCATCGTCTATCGCTGCGTCGCGACCTTCGGTGAGCCGCTGACCCGGGAGATGCTGCTGGCATCCCGTCTGGTCGGCGCCGACCGGGCCCACGGCGTGGGCGCGCTCGTCTCGTGCGTCGCCGA includes these proteins:
- a CDS encoding LacI family DNA-binding transcriptional regulator, which produces MSQSPTNPGNGAGNAPTLDEVARLAGVSRATASRAINGGNRVSPAAKAAVDAAVRSLGYTPNPAARSLVTRRTDSVALVVPEPDERVFTDPFFVHTLRSVNRVLAPRDLQLVLLLARPGDEERRMLRYLGRRHIDGAVVVSHHSEDRLAEHFASLGLPCAFVGRPWSGADKVPYVDTDNTAGARLAAERLVQRGCRRIGTIAGPVDMAAGIDRLDGWRSAVQDAGLADDAIAHGDFTEVGGARAAAELLATFPDLDGIFVASDLMAAGALAALAAAGRRVPDDVAVIGYDDLGVAERCTPPLTTVRQPLSEMAEQATRLLLEQIDGDRDPQPIRVIFPPALVVRKSG
- a CDS encoding enoyl-CoA hydratase-related protein, coding for MTEQELIVDRDRLGPGVVEVTFNRPHRRNAFTRAMYGDLRAMCEELRDDRSVGVLVLRGAGGQAFAAGNEISDFLDSDAVAYETWIRELLEMLFALPQVTIAAIDGVCVGGGLAVATHCDLRIATADSRFGYPIARTLGNALSASIVYRCVATFGEPLTREMLLASRLVGADRAHGVGALVSCVADAAALDTELAALVDGISHASRVTLRVTKHQLHQRALLTEASPDDEAAVLTEVYNGADFKEGVRAFLAKEKPAFGRD